The following coding sequences lie in one Ctenopharyngodon idella isolate HZGC_01 chromosome 11, HZGC01, whole genome shotgun sequence genomic window:
- the LOC127522156 gene encoding NADH-cytochrome b5 reductase 3: MSYFMSTTVAVTVGVVLVSTAGVLGYYYLNRKRKPQITLIDPSEKYKLRLVDKEIISHDTRRFRFALPSPEHVLGLPVGKHVYLSARIDGNLIVRPYTPVSSDDDKGFVDLVVKIYFKNVHPKFPEGGKMSQYLESLRIGDVIDFRGPGGLLEYKGEGRFAIQADKKAPAETKTVKTLGLISGGTGITPMLQLIRDIIKNPSDTTTCSLLFANQTEKDILLKDELEEIQARHPDCFKLWFTVDRAPEDWEYSQGFISAEMIQEHLPPPSDDSMILMCGPPPMIQFACNPNLDKLGYRQSQRFVY, translated from the exons ATGAGTTACTTCATG TCCACTACAGTAGCAGTGACAGTCGGAGTGGTGCTGGTCTCAACAGCGGGTGTGCTGGGTTATTATTACTTGAACAGGAAAAGGAAACCACAGATTACCCTGATTGATCCCTCTGAAAAATACAAATTGAGACTGGTAGACAAAGAG ATCATAAGTCATGATACCCGCAGATTTCGGTTCGCCCTGCCTAGCCCAGAACATGTTTTGGGATTACCAGTAG GCAAGCATGTTTATCTCTCTGCCAGGATTGATGGGAATTTGATTGTGCGTCCTTACACACCAGTGTCCAGTGATGATGACAAAGGATTCGTTGACCTAGTTGTGAAG ATTTATTTTAAGAATGTGCACCCAAAGTTCCCCGAAGGGGGAAAGATGTCCCAGTACCTGGAGAGTTTGAGGATCGGAGATGTGATTGACTTCAGAGGACCAGGAGGTTTGCTGGAGTACAAGGGGGAAG GTCGGTTCGCTATACAGGCCGATAAGAAGGCCCCTGCCGAGACCAAGACCGTTAAAACATTGGGTCTTATCTCTGGAGGAACAG GCATTACACCAATGTTGCAGCTGATTCGTGACATCATCAAGAACCCAAGTGACACGACTACATGCAGCCTGCTGTTTGCCAACCAG ACTGAGAAGGACATTCTGCTGAAGGATGAGCTGGAGGAGATTCAGGCGAGGCATCCAGATTGCTTCAAACTCTGGTTCACGGTGGACAGAGCTCCTGAAG ATTGGGAGTACAGTCAGGGCTTCATCAGTGCTGAGATGATTCAGGAGCACCTGCCTCCACCCAGTGATGACTCTATGATCCTCATGTGCGGTCCACCTCCCATGATCCAGTTTGCCTGTAATCCCAACCTGGACAAACTCGGCTACCGGCAGAGCCAACGCTTTGTCTATTAA
- the rnpep gene encoding LOW QUALITY PROTEIN: aminopeptidase B (The sequence of the model RefSeq protein was modified relative to this genomic sequence to represent the inferred CDS: inserted 1 base in 1 codon), whose product MDKTFTLYSDKAEDVATSSSFRQFKIDHFHLDLKVDFEQKTISGTETIQLQCIQDSKSELQLDIHPTLSVHEITFSRNARDWTRTEFLIQDFTSYGSTLVVRFPTPFNSEDKLQLAIKYTASDGPGMSWLDPVQTAEKTLPFLYTSGFPVLNRSLFPGFHTPMTKSTYSAVVQVPDGFTAVMSASKWEQRKADSAFLFTMEHPIPAYLVALAVGDLQSAEVGPRTRVWTEPCLLQAAKQEYDNVIEEFLSVGEKLFGPYVWGRYDVLFMPPSFPFGGMENPCLTFVTPCLLAGDRSLADVIVHEICHSWFGNLVTNATWGDFWLNEGFTMYAQRRVCRELYGEAYTCLEAATGKALLRQHMDNTGEDHPLNKLRVKIEPGVDPDDTYNETPYEKGFCFVSYLAHLTGDQSRFDAFLKAYVEKFKFRSVLAEDALEFYLEYFPDLKEKNVHKIEGLDFDSWLNVPGWPPYVPDLSAGQTLMKPAELLAEMWVNHNLDLETISQTDIKPWKTYQTVYFLDKILEKSPLPDGNIKKLXECYSHITESNNAELKLRWAQIIAKNQHKPGFQHIRNFLTSQGKQKYTLPVYRALWNGSEETKALATEIFSETSNQLHINVRNYVKKIIA is encoded by the exons ATGGATAAAACATTTACGCTGTATTCAGACAAAGCCGAAGATGTCGCTACCTCCTCTAGTTTCCGCCAATTTAAAATAGATCATTTTCATCTCGATCTTAAAGTGGATTTTGAACAGAAAACCATTTCAGGCACCGAAACAATACAGTTGCAGTGCATTCAGGATAGTAAGAGTGAGTTACAGCTAGATATTCATCCAACACTGTCCGTGCATGAAATCACATTCAGTCGTAATGCGCGTGACTGGACCAGAACCGAATTTCTGATTCAGGACTTCACCAGTTATGGATCCACACTCGTCGTGAGGTTTCCCACGCCTTTCAACTCAGAAGACAAACTTCAGCTTGCAATCAAATATACAGCTTCTGATGGACCAGGG ATGTCATGGCTGGACCCAGTGCAGACGGCTGAGAAGACACTTCCATTCTTGTACACATCTGGGTTCCCTGTCCTGAACCGCAGCCTGTTTCCCGGCTTCCATACTCCCATGACAAAGAGCACTTACTCGGCTGTTGTGCAG GTGCCTGATGGCTTCACAGCAGTTATGAGCGCTAGTAAATGGGAGCAGAGGAAAGCAGACAGCGCTTTCCTGTTCACTATGGAGCATCCCATTCCCGCTTACCTGGTAGCACTGGcagtaggggacctgcagtctgCAGAGGTGGGACCCAG GACGCGTGTTTGGACCGAGCCTTGTTTACTGCAGGCAGCCAAGCAAGAGTATGACAATGTGATCGAAGAGTTCCTGTCTGTGGGAGAGAAACTGTTTGGACCCTATGTTTGGGGAAG ATATGATGTGCTGTTCATGCCTCCATCCTTCCCTTTCGGTGGGATGGAGAACCCCTGCCTGACCTTTGTCACGCCCTGTCTGCTGGCCGGCGATCGCTCTCTTGCTGATGTCATTGTACACGAGATCTGCCACAGCTGGTTTGGGAACCTCGTCACCAACGCCACCTGGGGTGATTTTTGGCTGAACGAGGGCTTCACGATGTACGCTCAACGAAGAGTTTGCAGGGAGCTGTATG GAGAGGCTTATACATGTCTGGAGGCGGCGACTGGTAAAGCTCTTCTACGTCAGCACATGGACAACACTGGAGAGGACCATCCTCTCAATAAACTACGGGTTAAGATCGAACCAG GTGTCGATCCTGATGATACCTATAATGAAACGCCCTATGAGAAAGGCTTCTGCTTTGTTTCCTACCTGGCCCACCTCACAGGAGATCAGTCACGCTTTGACGCATTCCTCAAG GCTTATGtggaaaagttcaagttcagaAGTGTGTTGGCGGAGGATGCACTGGAGTTCTACCTGGAGTATTTCCCAGACCTGAAAGAGAAGAATGTCCACAAAATTGAGG GTCTGGATTTTGACAGCTGGCTCAATGTGCCTGGTTGGCCTCCATATGTCCCTGATCTCTCTGCTGGTCAGACACTGATGAAACCAGCAGAGCTGTTAGCTGAAATGTGGGTTAACCATAACCTGGACTTGGAAACCATCAGCCAAACTGATATAAAACCATGGAAGACCTACCAAACTGTCTACTTCCTGGACAAGATCCTTGAGAAGTCACCCCTTCCAGATG GTAACATAAAGAAGC GAGAGTGCTACTCGCATATTACTGAGTCCAACAATGCCGAGCTGAAGTTGCGATGGGCCCAGATTATTGCGAagaaccagcataaaccaggaTTCCAACATATTCGCAATTTCCTCACGAGCCAG GGGAAACAGAAGTACACACTACCTGTTTATCGGGCCCTTTGGAATGGATCAGAAGAGACAAAGGCTCTGGCGACGGAGATATTTTCAGAGACCTCGAATCAGCTTCACATCAATGTCCGCAATTATGTTAAAAAGATAATAGCTTGA